DNA sequence from the Parasphingorhabdus cellanae genome:
AACCTTGAATTTGATGGAATCGGTTTCTGATTCGACTTGACCGCGCAATTTGATCTGCTCACGGTCCTGCAACATCTTGTCATATTGGCTTTTCAGCACGTCATAGTCGCGATTAATCCGGGCCATTTCAGCCGCAACGCCAGGTTCCAGTGACTGTTTGGACGCCAGCTGTGCCATGTCTGCTTGGATGGCGTTTTTCCGCGCCTGCAGTGCAGCGACCGAAGCCTGACGCTCTGCCCGCATACTTTGTAGCGAGCTATAAGCAGGATTAGGCGTTCTGTAGCCAGATGATCCGGACCCTTTGGGCTCTGCCGCAACTTGCGCGCGTAACGCTGCAATCTGGCTCTTCATAGCAATAATATCAGGATGACTATCCGTCCAACCACGCGCCCGCGCCGATGCCAATTGTCCCTGCGCTTGTGCAAGCTGCCCACGCGCACCGCCGCCAGAACTGCCACCAGCAAATCCGGGCGTCGCGATGGTCGCTGGTGTGCCGGATAACTGACCATTTAAAGCCGCCAAAGAACTGGAGGCAGACGCCAATTGCGATTCTATCTGGCTAAGTTCGGCGCGGGACGCTTCCATACGCTGACTGATTGAACCAACGCCCGGCAAAAGCCCCAAATTCTCTGTCTCGAACTGCACCCGTTTCTGTTCTGCTTCCTGCAAATCCTTTTCGCGGCTAGCTAGCTGTGCATCCAGAAATTTCAGTGTCTGGCTTGTTTCGTCGCGATCGCCCGACAGGTTTTCCTCGACGAAAATATCAATCATTTTCTGTACAATTTCGCGTGAAAGGACCGCGTTTTCCGCATCCGACAAGTTGCTCGCTGATGCGGTTGCCGTGATTTCAAACAGATTGTCTTTTTCGGATTTGATTTCGATGTTTTTGCGAAGCATCTCGACCTTGCCTGCCAATTCACGGTCAGTGGCGACGGACAGGTTCAAGTCGGTACCGCGAACCACCTTTTCCAGGTTGATAGTCGAAGCCAATGTCTCTTGAACCCGGTCCATGTTTCGTTTCCGGTCTCGGGATTCAATACCGACCTTGTCAGACAGGATGGATTGCATTTCGACAAACACACGCGCTTTGGATTCATAGCTATTCGGGATCAGCGCGATAACAAGCCAACCCAAAAGACAAATGCCCCAGGTCACAGCCAATGCAAGCCAGCGCCGGTTCCAGACACTGTGCAAAGCTATTCGAATTTCATCATAAAGGCCGTTCATTGGTCTTTTCGATTCCTGTAGGTTTGCAACGAACGCCGCCTAAAACATGCTCTTTGGAATGATGATCACATCACCGGGACGCAGCATCACATTGGCCTTGGTTTGACCCCGATCGAGCAAATCGGCGATGCGCAAGGCATATTCCTGCTGCTTGCCAGTGCCGCGATTATAGCGGACCAGACGCGCTTTGTTGCCCGAGGCAAATTCAGACAAACCGCCAACAGCGATCATCGCATCCAGCAACGTCATATTCGCGCGGTAAGGAATGGAAGCGGGTTTTTCAGTAGCCCCAACGACCCGGATTTGCTGCGAGAAGGTGCCTGAGAAATTGTTGACGATCACCGAGACAAGCGGCTCATTAATATATTCCGATAGCTGCAGCTTGAGGTCTTGAGCGAGCATCGCAGGTGTTTTGCCGACAGCAGGCATGTCAGTAATCAGCGGGGTGGTAATCCGGCCATCAGGGCGAACCTGGACTTTCGCGCCCAGTTCGGGGTTGCGCCATACAAAGATTGTCAGCTCATCAAGCGGTCCAATAACATATTCTTCGCCTGGACCTTCTTGCATCGACACAAATGATGCGGGCGGCAACTGCGGACCGGAAGAGGTACCGGAACATCCGGCCAAAGCCAGCGACATCATACCGGCACCAATCATATATTTTGCCGGTGTTATATTTTTGAACGCAGCACTCATTATCATTACCTCGCAAACAGCCATTGGTGACCAACCGATTCCGTCCGGGAACGGGCCGATCACACATAGTCACGAGGAAGCTATGGGTTAAAATAGTGAAGATAGCGTTAGGATTGACTGAAATTAAGGTTAATATTCGGCTGTTTTCGTAGGACTATAGAGTCCGCTGGATTTAACCGACCAATATCTCTTTGGCCGGCCCCTGTCCCAAGAAATTTGCAGGGCTAGCGGTTGCGCCATAGGCACCGGCGCAGAATATAGCGACAATATCACCAACCTCGGCAGTGGGCATTTCCGCTCTATCGCTCAACAAATCCAGCGGTGTGCAGAGGCAGCCAACAATCGACACCACCTCGTCCGCAGCCTGGTCATAGCGGGTCGCAATCGCAGCAGGATAGTTACGACGAATAACCGTCCCGAAATTGCCGCTTGCCGCCAATTGATGGTGCAAACCACCATCGGTGACCAGAAATATCTCGCCCTGGCTCTTTTTGCGATCCACAATCCGGGTCAGATAGACACCCGCTTCACCAACCAAATAGCGCCCCAGTTCGAGGGCAAATTGGGTGTTCGATAATATCTCGGGTAACTTCGAAAATTGTTCCTGCAAAGCGGCGCCAATTCGTACAACATCAATCGGTTCGTCCCCGGGAAAATAAGGTATCCCAAAACCTCCACCCAGATTGACATGCTCGGGACTAAGGCCGATTTCTTCTGATAGCCGTGCGGCTAACCCTATCGTTTGCGCCTGTGCTTCGATAATTGCATCGGTTTTCAAAGCCTGCGAACCAGCAAAAATATGAAACCCCCGCCAATGGGCGTCAGCCGCCAAAATTTTCTGCACTGTGGTGACGACGAGATCGACATCCATGCCAAATTGTTTGGCACCGCCACCCATTTTCATGCCTGATCCTTTGAGATCAAAGTCGGGATTTACGCGAATGGCAAGGCGGGGTTTCAGCCCTTCCTTCTTACCGATTGCCAAAGCGCGGTCGCATTCGTTGGGAGATTCTATATTGATAGTTATACCGGCGCGGATGGCTGCAAGCAGCTCGTCATCACGCTTGCCCGGCCCGGCAAAGCTGATCTGCCGAGCAGCCGCACCAGCGTTCAAGGCCATCTGCAACTCGCCGCCGGATGCAATGTCAATACCATCGACAAGCCCGGCCATGTGGGAAAGCACCGGCGCATAGGGGTTGGCCTTCATGGCATAGTGAATATGCAATCGCCCGGGCATAGCGTCGCGCAAAGCCTCAATCCGGCTATCAAGGTGGTTTTTGGAGTAAACGAACAGCGGTGAACCATGTTCGTCCGCCAAAACACTGGCTTTGGCACCAGCGATAGCAAGCTCGCAATCCAGACTCGCATAACCAGCAGGTATTGGACCAATGGGTTTAGCTTTCTTCATATTTTTGCATTCTTTGCCAAAGCATTGCGATCTATCTTGCCGTTGGGGTTTTTGGGAAATTCTTCGACCGTCGTGATATCTTGTGGATGCATAAAATTGGGTAAATTGCGCTTGAGATATTTGCTCAATTGGGCGTCAATCGCATCGCGATCTGCGTTGCTGGCTGGCCGGATATAGAGGTGGATGGCATGTCCCAATCGTTCATCAGGTACACCGATGGCTACTGCTTCGGCGGCTAATCCTGATCCCACCGCTACTTCCTCAATCTCCGTTGGACTTATCCTGTTACCGGAGCTTTTTATCATATTATCAGTGCGCCCGACAAAATAGAGCAATCCGTCTTTCTCACGCCGAACCGTGTCTCCTGACCAGACGGCCAGTCCGCCATATTCTGATTCCTCTGGCGCTGGTTTAAAGCGTTCCGCAGTCCTTTCAGCATCCCGCCAATAGCCTCGCGCCACAAGCGGCCCTGCATGCACCAATTCCCCTTCTTCGCCAATCGCCGCAATCTTGCCGCCATCGCTGACAACCATGATTTCGGCAAACGGGATCGCCATGCCCATGCTGGTAGGATTGTCATCAATCAAAGCGGGGTCCAGATATGTCGAGCGGAAAGCCTCAGTCAGGCCATACATGGCATATAAATCTGTTTTTGCGCCAAATATGGCGCGCAATTGCTTGACCAACGGTGGCGTCAAAGCCCCGCCACTATTGGTCAATCGCCGCATGGACGATGATGATGCTTCCGTCCAGTCCTGATCAACAAGTTGGACCCAGAGCGGCGGTACAGCCGCTAAAGTCGTAATCCTGTCACGCGCACAAGCTTTGGTGACATCACGCGCTGTGAGATAATCCAACGGATGAGCACTGGCACCAGCGTACCAGGTTGAAAGCAACTGGCTCTGACCATAGTCAAAGCTCAACGGCAGAACACATAAGGTGCGATCATCCTTCTCCAGCTTCAGATATCGCGCTACACTGACCGCCCCGAGGCTAAGATTAGCATTGGTAAGCATAACGCCCTTTGGGAGTCCGGTCGATCCGCTGGTATATAATATTGCCGCAAGCGATTCTAAGTTATCTGACGCTGCGCTAGGGGCCATAGGATCATCGATTTGCTTCAAATCGCTTAATATTGAAGCTTCATCCCAAATCACACATTTTTGGTCCAATGGGTTGCCATCGAACGATTTTATCCGTCCACTGTTGGTAATCAGGAGTTTTGCGCCACTATCCACCACGATATGGTGCACTTGTGCCGGTTTCAGTACCGGATTGACCGGGACGTGCACCAATCCCGCCCGGACCGCAGCCAGTGGCATGATGCAGGCCAATTCGGTCTTCGGCAGCCATGTGGCAACCCGGTCACCTCTATCCAAATTCTGCCTATCTAACCACCGCGCCAGCATGCCCACACGATCATTTAACATCTTGTAGGTAAGAGACCCCGAACGCGTCACCAAGGCCGTTGCCTCTGGATCGTTCCCAATGGCAAGTCGGTCCAATGGGAAGGCCGTGTTGGTAGATTGAGTGTTCAAATGCTTGAGCCTATGGGAAAAAGTAGAAAATTGTGACAGACGTGACAGTGACCATGATCAATGAATATCACGATAATTTTCAGTCAGCGCAAGCCGTGGCGGGTGAAAAACTTGGTCGAACCGGTCAAAAGTCGCTGTTTGACCGGCTTGATTGGCTGAAACCCCTGCATGAGCTATGCCTTCCGGGGAACCAACCTCTTATTA
Encoded proteins:
- a CDS encoding XrtA/PEP-CTERM system exopolysaccharide export protein — its product is MIGAGMMSLALAGCSGTSSGPQLPPASFVSMQEGPGEEYVIGPLDELTIFVWRNPELGAKVQVRPDGRITTPLITDMPAVGKTPAMLAQDLKLQLSEYINEPLVSVIVNNFSGTFSQQIRVVGATEKPASIPYRANMTLLDAMIAVGGLSEFASGNKARLVRYNRGTGKQQEYALRIADLLDRGQTKANVMLRPGDVIIIPKSMF
- a CDS encoding XrtA system polysaccharide chain length determinant, yielding MNGLYDEIRIALHSVWNRRWLALAVTWGICLLGWLVIALIPNSYESKARVFVEMQSILSDKVGIESRDRKRNMDRVQETLASTINLEKVVRGTDLNLSVATDRELAGKVEMLRKNIEIKSEKDNLFEITATASASNLSDAENAVLSREIVQKMIDIFVEENLSGDRDETSQTLKFLDAQLASREKDLQEAEQKRVQFETENLGLLPGVGSISQRMEASRAELSQIESQLASASSSLAALNGQLSGTPATIATPGFAGGSSGGGARGQLAQAQGQLASARARGWTDSHPDIIAMKSQIAALRAQVAAEPKGSGSSGYRTPNPAYSSLQSMRAERQASVAALQARKNAIQADMAQLASKQSLEPGVAAEMARINRDYDVLKSQYDKMLQDREQIKLRGQVESETDSIKFKVIDPPSSPRSPAAPNRPLLLALVLFIGLGGGVGAAFALGQLRTSYPTSARLEKASGLPVIGSVSQILTSSQRTIRQKKMRLFYSAGGALFGVFTLLMVVEFIQRGMVA
- a CDS encoding pyridoxal-dependent decarboxylase, exosortase A system-associated, with amino-acid sequence MKKAKPIGPIPAGYASLDCELAIAGAKASVLADEHGSPLFVYSKNHLDSRIEALRDAMPGRLHIHYAMKANPYAPVLSHMAGLVDGIDIASGGELQMALNAGAAARQISFAGPGKRDDELLAAIRAGITINIESPNECDRALAIGKKEGLKPRLAIRVNPDFDLKGSGMKMGGGAKQFGMDVDLVVTTVQKILAADAHWRGFHIFAGSQALKTDAIIEAQAQTIGLAARLSEEIGLSPEHVNLGGGFGIPYFPGDEPIDVVRIGAALQEQFSKLPEILSNTQFALELGRYLVGEAGVYLTRIVDRKKSQGEIFLVTDGGLHHQLAASGNFGTVIRRNYPAAIATRYDQAADEVVSIVGCLCTPLDLLSDRAEMPTAEVGDIVAIFCAGAYGATASPANFLGQGPAKEILVG
- a CDS encoding acyl-CoA ligase (AMP-forming), exosortase A system-associated, translating into MNTQSTNTAFPLDRLAIGNDPEATALVTRSGSLTYKMLNDRVGMLARWLDRQNLDRGDRVATWLPKTELACIMPLAAVRAGLVHVPVNPVLKPAQVHHIVVDSGAKLLITNSGRIKSFDGNPLDQKCVIWDEASILSDLKQIDDPMAPSAASDNLESLAAILYTSGSTGLPKGVMLTNANLSLGAVSVARYLKLEKDDRTLCVLPLSFDYGQSQLLSTWYAGASAHPLDYLTARDVTKACARDRITTLAAVPPLWVQLVDQDWTEASSSSMRRLTNSGGALTPPLVKQLRAIFGAKTDLYAMYGLTEAFRSTYLDPALIDDNPTSMGMAIPFAEIMVVSDGGKIAAIGEEGELVHAGPLVARGYWRDAERTAERFKPAPEESEYGGLAVWSGDTVRREKDGLLYFVGRTDNMIKSSGNRISPTEIEEVAVGSGLAAEAVAIGVPDERLGHAIHLYIRPASNADRDAIDAQLSKYLKRNLPNFMHPQDITTVEEFPKNPNGKIDRNALAKNAKI